In one window of Nicotiana tabacum cultivar K326 chromosome 12, ASM71507v2, whole genome shotgun sequence DNA:
- the LOC142167115 gene encoding uncharacterized protein LOC142167115, whose amino-acid sequence MSTCCELCGEGHTRDICPVNPESIYYVGQQGRGSMNQRAQYGNTYNPNWRNHPNFSWGGNQNIRPQANYNHPPQPPQQAEESLTDMVKKLLIDNQKVMDENQQVRFENQQLRTEFRNLERQFGQMANNQNTRPVGALPSNTEKNPQINAVTLRNGRELIGKFIFPVDFIILDYVADELVPIILGRPLLATGDAIIKVREGKVILKVDNEEAVFNIYRAIQLPRHYEDLIMISVVELNELAEEKLLRVLREHKHVAGWTISDIKVNEQNELIPTRNLTGWRICIDYRKLNNATQKDHFPLPFIDQMLDRCEETNMVLNWEKCHFMVREGIVLGHKVSKNGLEVDKDKVEAIEKLPPPISVKGVRSFLGHTGVYRRFIKDFSKNISPLCRLLEKDVLFKFDDACLKAFEELKKKLVSAPIIVAPDWNEPFELMNLIWRSETLKEQRIKWLITYPDFVNYLASREMSSDLEPYAKKKFLRDVRSYVWDEPFLFKSCIDQLMRRCVPESEINVILHECQASPYGGHRAGDKTTAKVLQSGIYWPKGIDFMGLFPSSSGCKYILVAVDFVSKWVEAIALPTNDAKVVVKFVKKHMFTRFGTPRVMISDGGTHFCNKLLDNVLA is encoded by the exons ATGTCTACTTGCTGCGAGTTATGTGGTGAAGGTCACACAAGGGACATATGTCCCGTGAATCCTGAATCAATCTACTACGTGGGGCAACAAGGTAGAGGGTCGATGAATCAACGTGCTCAATATGGTAACACATACAATccgaactggaggaatcatcctaacttctcttggggtggaaatcagaATATCAGACCTCAAGCAAATTACAATCATCCACCTCAACCTCCACAGCAAGCAGAGGAGAGTTTGACTGACATGGTGAAAAAGCTCTTGATAGACAATCAGAAAGTTATGGATGAGAATCAACAAGTCAGGTTTGAGAATCAACAATTGCGCACAGAATTCAgaaatctagagaggcagtttggGCAAATGGCTAACAATCAGAATACTAGACCTGTTGGAGCTCTTCCAAGCAATACAGAGAAAAATCCTCAAATCAATGCAGTAACGCTGAGAAATGGGAGAGAGTTG ATTGGGAAGTTTATTTTTCCTGTAGATTTTATCATCCTAGATTACGTGGCTGATGAGTTAGTTCCTATCATCTTGGGACGACCTCTTTTGGCCACTGGAGATGCAATTATCAAAGTCCGAGAAGGTAAGGTGATCCTGAAGGTGGACAATGAAGAAGCAGTCTTCAATATATATCGAGCCATTCAGTTGCCTCGTCATTATGAGGACCTGATCATGATTTCGGTGGTGGAGCTAAATGAACTAGCC gaagaaaagctctTAAGGGTGTTGAGGGAGCACAAGCATGTCGCTGGTTGGACAATATCTGACATAAAAG TAAATGAACAAAATGAATTAATCCCAACTAGGAATCTGACTGGTTGGCGAATATGCATAGACTATAGGAAGTTGAATAATGCTACACAAAAAGATCACTTCCCTCTCCccttcattgatcaaatgcttgacag GTGTGAGGAGACTAATATGGTActgaattgggaaaagtgtcattttatggtacgtgaaggtatagtacTGGGACACAAGGTGTCCAAAAATGGACTGGAAGTTGACAAGGATaaggtggaagcaattgaaaagTTGCCACCACCGATTTCAGTGAAAGGAGTTAGGAGTTTTCTGGGACATACAGGTGTTTATCGCCGATTTATAAAGGATTTCTCAAAAAACATTTCTCCTTTGTGCAGGTTGTTAGAGAAAGATGTGTTGTTCAAGTTTGACgatgcttgtctgaaagcattcGAGGAGCTGAAAAAGAAGTTAGTGAGTGCACCAATCATAGTGGCTCCTGACTGGAACGAGCCTTTTGAGCTgat gaatttgatttggagatctgAGACCTTaaaggaacagagaatcaagtggctgatcacttatCCAG attttgTGAACTATCTGGCAAGTAGAGAGATGTCGTCTGATCTTGAACCTTATGCTAAAAAGAAGTTCTTGCGAGATGTGAGGTCATatgtgtgggatgagccatttcTGTTCAAATCTTGTATTGATCAGTTAATGAGAAGATGTGTGCCCGAATCTGAAATAAATGTTATCTTACATGAATGTCAAGCATCGCCCTATGGTGGTCATCGTGCAGGTGACAAAACAACAGCTAAGGTGTTGCAATCGGGTATCTATTGGCCTAAG ggaattgattttatgggtctgTTTCCCTCGTCCAGTGGGTGTAAGTACATTTTGGTGGCTGTTGACTTTGTGTcgaagtgggtggaggccatagCTCTTCCTACCAATGATGCCAAGGTTGTGGTCAAGTTTGTGAAAAAGCATATGTTTACAAGGTTCGGCACTCCTAGAGTGATGATAAGTGATGGGGGCACCCATTTCTGTAACAAGCTCTTGGACAATGTCTTAGCGTAA